In Kwoniella newhampshirensis strain CBS 13917 chromosome 2, whole genome shotgun sequence, one DNA window encodes the following:
- a CDS encoding peptide chain release factor 1 (peptide chain release factor 1, archaeal and eukaryotic forms), giving the protein MSSAEETDQAIEIWRYRKLLNMLANSRGAGTSCITLILPPRSQISQASNMLTTEYGTASNIKSRVNRLSVLSAITSTQQKLKLYNRVPDNGLCVFVGTVLNDEGKEKKISFALEPFKPINTSLYMCDSRFHVEALEELLENDSKWGFIIIDGNGSLFGTLSGNTREVIHKFTVDLPKKHGRGGQSALRFSRLREEARRNYVRKVAELAVQHFITADKVNVAGLVLAGSAELKTDLSGSDLFDPRLLAKVVKVVDVSYGGENGFNQAIELAADSLANVKFVQEKKLIQKYFDEIALDTGKYCFGITDTLKALDMGAVETLIVWENLDIVRNTLRNAAGEEIIVFSSPGEKDREKFMDKSTGTEMESAAEPQPLLEWFAENYKDFGATLEFVTNKSQEGSQFVKGFGGIGGILRYKVDFADLGDQDDDDDEFYGSDDDSDI; this is encoded by the exons ATGTCAAGCGCAGAAGAG ACCGATCAGGCTATCGAA ATATGGAGGTACAGGAAGCTCCTCAACATGCTTGCCAACTCTCGAGGAGCTGGTACATCATGTatcaccctcatcctccctcctc GATCCCAAATCTCTCAGGCATCCAACATGTTGACGACCGAATATGGAACTGCTTCAAACATCAAATCCCGTGTCAACCG TCTTTCAGTTCTGTCTGCCATTACTTCCACTCAACAAAAGCTCAAGCTTTACAACCGAG TCCCCGACAACGGTCTTTGTGTTTTCGTTGGAACAGTGTTGAACGATgaaggcaaggagaagaaaatTTCTTTTGCTCTTGAGCCTTTCAAGCCTATCAACACGTCTCTGTACATGTGTGATAGTCGATTCCACGTTGAGGCGCTCGAAGAACTCTTGGAGAACGATTCGAAGTGGGgtttcatcatcat TGACGGTAACGGATCT CTTTTTGGTACTCTTTCCGGTAATACCCGTGAGGTCATTCACAAATTCACTGTCGACCTTCCAAAAAAACacggtcgaggtggtcaATCTGCTCTTCGTTTCTCGCGTCTTCGAGAGGAAGCTCGACGAAATTATGTTCGAAAAGTCGCTGAGCTTGCCGTTCAGCACTTCATCACCGCCGACAAGGTTAATGTGGCTGGTTTGGTCCTGGCCGGTAGTGCAGAATTGAAGACTGATCTCAGTGGAAGTGATCTTTTCGACCCAAGATTGCTGGCCAAGGTCGTCAAGGTCGTCGATGTCAGTTACGGCGGAGAGAACGGTTTCAACCAG GCCATCGAACTCGCAGCCGACTCTCTTGCCAACGTCAAGTTCGTTCAGGAGAAAAAGCTCATCCAGAAATACTTCGACGAAATCGCTCTCGATACTGGCAAGTACTGCTTTGGTATCACCGATACCCTCAAAGCTCTGGACATGGGTGCTGTCGAGACTCTGATCGTTTGGGAGAACCTGGACATCGTTCGAAACACGCTCCGAAATGCCgctggag AGGAaatcatcgtcttctccagTCCGGGTGAAAAGGACCGAGAGAAGTTTATGGACAAATCCACTGGCACAGAGATGGAATCTGCCGCGGAGCCTCAACCTTTACTCGAATGGTTCGCCGAAAATTACAAGGACTTCGGAGCCACTCTCGAATTCGTCACTAACAAATCGCAAGAGGGAAGTCAGTTCGTGAAGGGCTTCGGTGGTATCGGTGGTATCCTGCGATACAAGGTCGACTTTGCCGATTTGGGTGAccaggatgatgacgatgacgagttTTACGGATCTGACGATGACAGCG ACATCTGA
- a CDS encoding Grx4 family monothiol glutaredoxin produces the protein MSGSNLVGVTSPDHFKSLLSADLNRVSCLNFWAPWAEPCAAFNKVIEEKSAQFPSVLFLNIEAEELADISESFEIDAVPSFLLLRGHTLLARHSGSDATLLQTVLTQHAGTSSTSSAPLATSTATPQAPAAEVRQRTEEEIVARCHELMNKHKVVLFMKGNPTSPKCGFSRQTVGLLREQGVEFAWFDIFSDEEVRQMLKRVNDWPTFPQIIVKGELVGGLDILREMIESGEWQELLNDDEEEADEKAE, from the exons ATGTCCGGTTCCAATCTCGTTGGCGTCACCTCACCGGATCACTTCAAATCACTCTTATCGGCTGATCTCAACCGAGTCTCATGCCTGAACTTCTGGGCACCATGGGCAGAACCTTGTGCGGCATTCAACAAGGTCATCGAGGAGAAATCGGCTCAGTTCCCATCTGTTCTGTTTCTCAAC atcgaagcagaagagctCGCTGATATCTCCGAGTCGTTTGAGATTGATGCTGTCCCGTCTTTCCTCCTGCTTCGC GGCCACACTTTACTCGCTCGACACTCAGGTTCCGACGCCACCCTCCTTCAAACAGTTCTCACTCAACACGCTGGCActtcatcaacatcttccgCACCCCTCGCCACTTCCACCGCTACTCCTCAGGCACCCGCCGCCGAAGTCCGCCAACGtaccgaagaagagatcgttGCGAGATGTCACGAGCTCATGAACAAGCACAAAGTCGTCCTGTTCATGAAGGGTAACCCGACTTCGCCCAAATGTGGTTTCTCGCGACAGACCGTCGGTCTGCTCAGAGAGCAAGGAGTTGAGTTTGCATGGTTCGACATTTTCAGCGATGAGGAAGTCAGACAGATGTTGAAGAGGGTCAACGATTGGCCGA CTTTCCCCCAAATCATCGTAAAAGGCGAGCTCGTCGGTGGTCTTGACATTCTTCgcgagatgatcgagagTGGAGAATGGCAAGAACTGCTgaatgacgacgaggaggaggccGATGAGAAGGCAGAGTAG